One Salvia miltiorrhiza cultivar Shanhuang (shh) chromosome 6, IMPLAD_Smil_shh, whole genome shotgun sequence genomic window, GGGCAAAAAATGGTGAAAAGTTTAAATTAAAGTCGTCTTTTCACAGTGCAAAAtgcatattaattattaagCTTTAATCTCTGTTTTTTGTTTGTTAGtagtttttttaataatttcttTCGTATTATGAAATTAGGGAATTGTTGGAGGGTGGGGGGGGGGATAATAGTTTTTCCTGCATCCTATAgctttgtcttttttttttggggggggggggggggggtcaaATTAATTCTTTAAATGAATTTGTTTTGAATTTATGTATCATCCGATTCCATACgtttaatgtattatattttctaagtggtgtaataaatttaatattttatttattaataattaaagtttggaataatatttatttttatatgaaattaataattgaaattttttGGGGCTGAATGTATAATTTgaaatgtatatatgtatgattGAAGAAGTATAAAAAGTAAGAGGGAaaagaatatttaaaaaatatacctTTGGTTTAAGTTTGGTATAAATGATTggaatataattaaataattaatattgaaagtgaCATATAATGTAAAATGAATTTGAGTTTGATGTAAATGGTTGGAGATAATCTAAGGAATGATGAATgcataatttgaaattaatataatatttttatttatttaattatgtaataactataatttttttttcgaaccgaaataaaaattatattagatcACGATGAGCAACATCTGTGAGCCAGATTGGAAAATCCGACTTCCAGATCTTTGGACCATCCGACAAAGCAGCGAAATTCGCTAAAACATGAGCGGCACGATTGCCCTCTCTATGAACATGAAAGAACTCAAAAACAACACTCTCTTTAATTTGACAAAAAACCTCAAAGAGCTCATCGCTCAACAAATTCATGCCACGGTGATGTTCCTGGAGCACATGAATCACTAGGAGCGAATCCGAGAACACCTCAATCGGACCCAAATCATTTTCCAAGCAGAAACCAACCCCAAGCAACAAGGCATGAAGCTCTCCCATCAAAATAGTCTCTGTCATCCCCACCCGACGTGCCACAGCTGCACAGATCGAACCATCAGAATTTCTGACCAGGAAACCGACCCCCACTGCTCCAAAtgtaataactataattatcattgcattttatacaaagttgaaaatttacgttttcGAATTCATggttttattgagtaattgatgtggattactttattatgtttttaaaacaaattttacatttgcttatattttaattctatttagtatttatatttatttatttaaatattttgtttaatttcgatactcgccgtgcatcgcacgggtgaaCGTACTGGTATATAGTGAAAAGAAAGtgtgaaaaattaaatttaattttaaatagcGGAGGAAATAGTagggaggtgattggtatgatggaatggaggTGAGAATGGAATGATGATTCCTACCTTAATtccattttaatttaaatttttgcaaAAGTTCTTCGTGAAATAcatcaataaaatatttatctactcaattatatttataatttttatacttttaaagTGATGTAAAAggtaaattaataaaataaaatattttcattccATTTATAAACTTTATTTCTAGCTATGAATCATAAGAATGGAATCAAACAAAAAATTACAATTCCATTCATTTGGTATTCCTTGTACATACCAAGCATAGAAATCACCTGAGACTTATCATTTCATTCCCAGCTTCATTTCATTCCTACTTCCATTTCATAAGTGTTTTACAATAATAAAtgacattttaagttttaactcATATTTAGCCAATACATGTGTTGATTTTCTGCATTccatttaataaagtataaattgCACTccaaaagaaaatataaattgcATGCTCGATTGTGGCATTAAAATATAAGTATAAACAATAGTATGTGATGCATCGGAGTATTATATATGCGCCAATtatagaatataaaattaattatctctCGATTAGATCCGAGGGAAATTCATTTAATGACCTTCAAAATGAAATCTTATTGAACCATCATTTTTCGTTGGGCCGTTTGGTTAAATTTGATTTACCTTCGAGGGGTCGATCGTTGCGACACGTATCCCCTGCAACTTTTTACAGCCGTTAGATGGTGAGGATTGGACCGTAGGGCCATTATTTGCGCCAAGTGGTTTTGTATATACTAATATATCCTCCCTTTTATACCaaatttaatactaatattatgaGAAACCCAATAATGGGACATTGATAACTGtgtaatattttgatttttaggTTTTAACCCTTTGTGTGTTGTATGTAACAGACGCATAATCTAATGGAAACCACAAAAAAGGACTCTTATGGGACTGCTCAAAAATGCCTGACACTGATATGATATTTCACACAGTAAAAAGCATTCacctctcactctctctcccaCAAATACATCCCCAAATATCACATAAAAgaaacatctctctctctctctctctctctcactctgtgtgtgtgtgtaaagaAGAAAAAGTAGAAGGACCATGATATGCAGAAAATGGAAACTCAGTTACAAACAATGGATTCCTGGGAGACTCCAAAACCACCAAAGATAATATTGTGAAGTATGCAATAAAACACAAACATAAAACggcaaagaaaagaaaaggagagagagagagagagagagagagagagagagatgtcaCTTGTAGTTGTGTTCATCCAGAAGCAGCAGCAGAGTTCTTCACAAGCTGGAACTTTAACAAGAACTAAATCAGGACATTAAGCTTGAAGATCCCAGGATTTACAAAAGTAATATAGATTAAAAGTGAAGCTGAATAACATAGGAAACAACAAATGTAAGAAAAAGGGATGTTGGCCCAGAAAACACAGCTCTGCTATAATGATCTTCACCTTCAAGACCGCTTTTTTTTCCCCAGCCTCTTTGGGCATTTCGAACTATGCCAAGTATTAGTCTCcagttaaataaaataaaataaaaaagaagaaaaaagaaaaaagaaaaaaaaaaaaaaagttacagtGTACATTTAAAGAATTCGAGGGCTGCTCTTATCGTTGAGGCTACCTGTATTCACATGACGATTGTACAACAGGTAATTAACATTAGCAAAAGGGGGACAGGCGGGCGACGACGTCAGGTGGCGCCGGGCTCAGCCGGCGTGGTGCAAGGAGCGAGGAAGTTGGGAGGCAGGGTGATGCCACCCCCTTTAACAGATACGTTAGGGCTCCGGACTGAACTAGCGCGGCTCACTAGATGTGAGTCGAGAAACAACACCACGACGGTGATGTCGTCGTGGAAATGGCGGCGGACACCGCGGTCGATCTTCTTCAAGTCCGAGTATCTCATTTCTCTCTTCTTAGCCGCCTCTTGTAATGCTGTTTTCACTAATCTCCTTGCGCTTCCCTGCACATTATACGAGCAAATAACCTTATTCGCTTATGCTAGCCTAGAATCCTTAGTTAGGAAGGAGAATGAGAAACACAGTAAACCAATTGAAAGATATGCTCCTTTTTACTAGTTAGAgggtatatatatttaaaggAAAGAAATTCTGTAAAGTCATAACAGATATTCATATCTTCATCTATCGACTGTTTCCAAATCAGCcattattcaaaatattgataaacTGATATCGGAGACTATCAGTGATCATTCATGTAATTACAGAAATCTATAGCAATGTTGTGTGGAAAACTAGTTATAAACTTACAAATACCAGAAACAGTATAACAGCTACAAGTAACATCTCAGCATCAGTACCTTCTACTAGGAACTATGGTCAGCAAGAAACAGAGTTGAGGGTCGGGAAAGATTTGTTTAGTGGGAGGAACCTAACGTTGTTTGACCTTGAAAACAGCTGATTCAATCATGTATTCTATGTTGTAATGAAAAGACACGTCATTGTGCTTGATAGGGCCATCTGCGCTCTATGTTATTTCCAATTATGCTCTCCAACCGAACTAGTGTGATCTATTCTACACTTCCATTTATGCTTTTCTTCATCCTATATGATTTTTTTCACCTCCACAAGTAAAAGTTTAAGCACCAGTTATATTCCATTCAAGAAATGATCCTTGTGATAAACCATACAAGTACTACGAATATGCACACATCTCATAAGCCTACACGTGCTGAAACTTTCCTACTTTATACTGATTCTTGTAATATGCAAACAACTCGTAAGCCACAATAGTCTGCTGCTCTTTAGCGCAAATGATGAAATGAATCTGGGGCAGATTGCACGTCAATGTGGTTCTTAACTGAAAAAGTGAGCCTGAGTTTAAGCATTAAATATCTTACGCTGCGCGGATGGGTTTGGACTATATCAACTGCTTCTTGGTTGGTAAGGTGCTCCCAAAGACCATCTGATGCAAATATAATGAATTGATCATGAGGCAGCAGCTGGTGCACTGTAATTGCTGGGTCTGCGCTCAAAATCGGTCTTTTGAACGGCTCCCGAAGTCTAAATTTTTGATATAATGGTTCTCTGTTGAATTCAGCTTTTTTCAGATACACATCTCCAATTGATCTGGACACCTGTAAAACGACATATGCATTACCAACTGTCACAAATGAAACTCAAAAGAAACATTATAGGGATAATAGCCAATGCGGTGTCATAGTACTgaggaaataaaattttggacATTTCACTAGTCCACATTTGACCTATTTCGGCGGTTGAGGACTTTTGCAGGTCACTGAGTCTAAGTTATTGCTTTGATATCAATTCTTTTGGAGTATTGGTGGATTTTGTTACTTCATGTTATGTCTTTGAGACAGTGGATGAAGTCAACATTCACCTCATTTACTCTACTTGTATTCTTCAaatttatcttgcattttaatGCTGTGTCCTGGATTGTTAGATTATCAAGAACACTGGTACTGATTCATGAATCTCTCCCATCTAAAACAACCATATTTAAGGCAGAAAGTCACCATCATGACAGCCATAGATTAAGACATAACCTAAAACTGAAAGGGGCTACATAGGAAGAACTTTTGTCTCAGGGACACTGATGGGTACTTGTCTCATTACACCATCATATTTCATCTTTCTGAGCTTTTCAGCAGATAAACACAAGCACAATGGGTCAGTCTACATGGTTCATCTTTCTGAGCTTTTCAGCAGATAAACACAAGCACAATGGGTCAGTCTACAAGAAATAAGAAATGGACAACAGAAAATCCTTGACTTTTACGGTTCAGTTAATTGAGATTGAAGATCAATTCTTGCACAGACTAATCCGTTCATGTGACAAGGAACAGGGCCGAATGTCAAACTAGGTCAAAATGCACTATAGACCTAGATTGATTCAATAAAATGATAATCTGAACGAAGGTGGATCCGGTCCTAAGTAATCACTCAGCTCAGAGTCTTTCTCATACTCATTGCAGCAATGTCATCAGACAATGGTGAGGCAGGAAGTAAGCATATACATGGAAAGTTCTCAGCAAAATGAATCAAATTGTGGTTGTTGTAGAACAAGACGAACCTGTATGAGACCCTTGACACGCCACACATTATGCTTCAAAACTACAATGTGCGAGTCATCGGGGTGCAAAGACTGCAGCTCCTGTCTCACAGATTCAATACTTGCATTATGTTCCGCCGAGAGTTGAATGGCGAGTACTTCCCCAGTAGCCTTGACAAGTCTCCCTAAAACAGCACGGGAATCACCGAGGTTGGCAATATATAGAGTTCCACCACAGATGATTCCTACTAGACAGCACGAGCCAACTGCCGCAATCTGTGGTTTCAAGGGCCACTGTCTGCTGACAACTGAGAAGAAGCCATCTTCTGTTGCCTGAAATGCCTTCTTTATAACCTCCACCGACATAGATTGATGCTCTCCCGTAAATCCTGCATGATCAAGAAATAAAATTGACCCCAAAATTCAACATCATTgcagaaaataataattaacatAAGAAACCAATTTAAGCAGTCAAGCTCCTATTCATGTTTCTTGCTACTTTAATGACAATAAAATCATGAAAACTTGCCTTTGACACGCTACTTTCTTTGCAAGAGCAATATTCCATATCAAGATATTGTATCAGCAGAtgatatttggtgcaaaatatcCCAgactatattttctttttctttccaaaaATTAATCTAAACTTTTAAAGTAACTATACATACAGCAACTCAAGATTCTAGCGGATTCTAGCACTTACTCTTTAGATGTTGGAAGAGATGATCATTGATAAACCGCGAGGTCTCTGGACCACCGTGTCCATCATAAATACCCACAAACGTGCCATATGGACCTGACTCATTCGAGCTCAGACACCCTGATTCCAGTTGGCTCTGATCCTCCAGTAAGTTATTAGCTTGAACTACAGCCATCGAGAACTCTCCATTAAAATGTTGCCCCGAGTCCTTATACCATAGAAGCCCATCTTGACGCCCACTTGCATCAGAACCCGAGTGAACATAACGATCCGCCCTTGGCCGAAAGCAGGCCCTCAAAAAGTTCATTAACCCGGATAACATCCCCTCATCTCATCCAAACCACCCTCCAAATTATTCGCATTTACCGAGCTCCCAAAGCCAACTTCTCTTACCCAAATTATAGCAAACTATGAAGTTGTATATACCAAATCCTCCTCCACAGAACAGAATGCAAGCTAGAAGTCTGAAAATGGAAAAACAACACCCacaaaaatatcaaaaattAGAGTTCAAGAATATCCCATGATATAAAGCAAGGTTTACTAATAAATAGAAATTTTCCAATGTACAGTAGATCTCTGACCAACGGAAATCCCATTTTCCATTAGCGCCGCAAACAAAATTCAACACCATGGAAAAATCGGCtttgaaaaaatcaaaactaactTTTTCTTCGGGGTTTTATTTGGTCAGCCAGTTCACATTCTAGAAGGTCCAAGTCCCAAAATAACAGAAAAGAAATCGCTAAACCAATAAACCCAAAATACAAACGCCCTAATTTTCCTAAAATCGCAAAAACAAAAACCCTCAGCAAATTCAGCTTCACGAAAAATCTCACTGCCAAAATTAACACACACAACATGCTACAGAAGTTACCTCCACAGCTAATTGAACGGAAACGAAGATCTGAAAGTGAAAAACACGCGTAGATCTGTGGATCCGTCAACTCATAAAAAGGGAAATTAGGCAAATTTCAAAATGAACTTTCCCCTCTAAGGGTTTTTTGTTCCTTTAGTCTTCTATCTCTTTTCTCTGCGCAGCAATAACAAGAGGATGATGTCGAATATGATGATACGATGGAGTGCGAGTGAAAATGTAAACAAAAAccaatagagagagagaggtaagtgagagaagaagaagcagtagagaaagagaaaaaagagaaagtggTGTTACTATTAATATTATGGTGTGTTGATTGGGGCAACTGAACTCTGGTCTCTCTCATCAGACAAACCCCATTAAAAACCAACAATGGAGAGCTTCAAGCCAGCAAAGCAGAGGACCAGTTTTGGGCTCCACAACTCCCTCTTCCAAATACAGAAAatcaagagagagagaccaaAATATAATGTAAATACGaaatctagagagagaaacaaCAAATATGAAGAAGAGAGATATAGAAAGAGATATAAATAACcatttacaaaattaaataaattctatactactccctccgtccccaaaataagttcctctttggggacggcacgggttttaagaaaaatggtaaagtgtattgatagtggagaaaaatatgttataattagtattgggagtagtgaaaaggtgaaaaagtgttataattagtattgagagtggtgaaaaagtgaaaagtaagaataaataaagtattattagtggtgaggtagttgtccaaaaatagaaagaaagaaagaggaacttatttgggggacgtcccaaaatggaaaaagaggaacttatttcagggacggagggagtataattttatatttcgtCTCATTT contains:
- the LOC130989279 gene encoding probable protein phosphatase 2C 60; translation: MLSGLMNFLRACFRPRADRYVHSGSDASGRQDGLLWYKDSGQHFNGEFSMAVVQANNLLEDQSQLESGCLSSNESGPYGTFVGIYDGHGGPETSRFINDHLFQHLKRFTGEHQSMSVEVIKKAFQATEDGFFSVVSRQWPLKPQIAAVGSCCLVGIICGGTLYIANLGDSRAVLGRLVKATGEVLAIQLSAEHNASIESVRQELQSLHPDDSHIVVLKHNVWRVKGLIQVSRSIGDVYLKKAEFNREPLYQKFRLREPFKRPILSADPAITVHQLLPHDQFIIFASDGLWEHLTNQEAVDIVQTHPRSGSARRLVKTALQEAAKKREMRYSDLKKIDRGVRRHFHDDITVVVLFLDSHLVSRASSVRSPNVSVKGGGITLPPNFLAPCTTPAEPGAT